The Gammaproteobacteria bacterium DNA window AGTACATCGCCAACCGCCGCTGCAACCAGATCGGCCTCAAGGAAATCTACCCCGGCGCGGAAAACCCCTTCCCCTGGATGAGCGAAGTCATGGACCTCAAGAAGGAAAAGAACTTCTTCGAGACCAGAGTGACGGAGTATCAGACGGGCGGGGCGCTGAGCTGGGATTGATGCAAATGGATGCCTGCCCGGGTGCGAGCCGGAGCAGGCATCCGAGGGGCTTGCTCTATGCGCTTCGAGTGGGACCCGCGGAAAAACGCGCTAAATCGAGCCAAGCATGGCTTGAGCTTCGAAACGGCCGTCCTTGTCTTCGAAGATCCGTTGTCAGTGACGGTATTCGACAGAAAAGTTGACGGCGAAGACCGTTGGCATACGATTGGCATGGCTGGCGGGATCACCCTGCTGCTCGTCGTTCACACCGTGACCGACGACCGCGGTGATGAGATGATCCGCCTGATTTCGGCACGCAAGGCCACCGCGAACGAGCGTAAACGCCATGAGCAAGCTGACCTCTAAACAGCGGGAAGAACTGCAAGCGCTCGCCGGGCTTCCAGACCAGAACATCGACACGTCCGATGTTCCCGAGGCAGTCGATTGGAGCACGGCCGAAAGAGGCAAGTTCTACCGGCCCGGCTCTTCTCAACAAATCCCGATATACCTGGACGCCGATCTGATGGAATTTCTGAGCCAGCGCGCCGAGCGGCGTCAGATCGATACCGGAACACTCGTCAACGAGTTGCTTCGGAAAGACGTGGAACTGATCAAGGCTGCCGATTAGCGCGGCCCAACCCATCACGTTCAACAAGTCGATGATCGACAACTGTGGCCATGATCACCCCGTTCTCAAGAGTGCGGCACCTCGCTGCGAAGACGAACCCCGCCCTCCTGCTCAGGGCACTCTGCCGCGCGAAAGCCACTGCACTGGCCGGCCGCGTCGTGGTGCGACACCACCGTCATCGCCGCCATGGCGCAGCGGCGCGGTGAACGCGGCCGGACACGCAAAGCCCGCGCCAGCATGCGCTGGC harbors:
- a CDS encoding BrnA antitoxin family protein translates to MSKLTSKQREELQALAGLPDQNIDTSDVPEAVDWSTAERGKFYRPGSSQQIPIYLDADLMEFLSQRAERRQIDTGTLVNELLRKDVELIKAAD
- a CDS encoding BrnT family toxin — translated: MRFEWDPRKNALNRAKHGLSFETAVLVFEDPLSVTVFDRKVDGEDRWHTIGMAGGITLLLVVHTVTDDRGDEMIRLISARKATANERKRHEQADL